A part of Aspergillus flavus chromosome 1, complete sequence genomic DNA contains:
- a CDS encoding putative alpha 1,2 mannosyltransferase (alpha 1,2-mannosyltransferase Smp3, putative): protein MWRRTYLLLLVIRVYFALSPSYLHPDENFQGPEVFAGRVLSYPSKLPWEFTADKPIRSVFPLWPIYDVPISLLKWFYAETGAPTPPPPQVIYYVLRGVMFLLGFVLEDWAVYELVPFARHRRATVVLVASSYVTWTYQTHTFSNSLETLLVAWGLVLIRRIVVNKRRSSVFSCAVLAFIAVAGVFNRITFPAFLAIPGLQLLPHFRRKPVSLFSFVGFGIFFFGIAVLVDTAFYRPSATLWDALHSPIITPINNLLYNSDSSNLALHGLHPHYQHFLVNLPQLLGPAYAMMAISLWGLPVIPTWLKNARAVSALSATVILSIFPHQEPRFLIPCVPLLLSCFRVSKSRLFLAVWMIFNAALGFLMGIYHQGGVVPAQLAMPSIISASSVESNDALPGEIPVVSATVFWWKTYSPPLWLLGTNDNSSLNIETRDLMGVPGPNLIEELEKLLPPCNVAGSKQAGSVFVVAPKSAAFLDRYTFLPSSSSVSSALELHELWSYRKHINLDDLDFGTEGVYPTLRRVIGRRGLAVWRAKRAGCN, encoded by the exons ATGTGGAGACGAACATATTTGCTTCTACTGGTGATCCGTGTTTACTTTGCCCTTTCCCCAAGCTACCTTCATCCAGACGAGAACTTTCAGGGACCTGAAGTTTTTGCAG GTCGCGTCCTCTCCTACCCATCCAAATTACCATGGGAATTCACCGCCGATAAACCGATCCGCAGCGTCTTTCCGCTATGGCCGATCTACGACGTGCCAATAAGCCTTCTGAAATGGTTCTATGCCGAAACAGGGGCCCCGACaccccctcctccacagGTTATCTACTATGTACTGCGAGGGGTCATGTTTCTCTTGGGTTTTGTGCTGGAGGACTGGGCTGTATATGAGTTAGTCCCTTTTGCGCGACACCGCCGGGCAACCGTGGTGCTGGTCGCGTCCTCGTATGTCACCTGGACATATCAGACGCACACTTTCTCCAACTCCCTTGAGACGTTGCTGGTTGCTTGGGGTCTGGTCTTGATTCGCCGCATTGTCGTGAATAAG CGCCGCTCATCCGTCTTCTCTTGTGCTGTCCTAGCCTTTATTGCTGTCGCTGGCGTCTTTAATCGAATCACATTTCCAGCTTTTCTTGCCATCCCAGGACTTCAATTATTGCCTCATTTTCGGCGCAA GCCGGTCTCATTATTTTCCTTCGTGGGGTTCggtatattcttctttggaATCGCTGTTCTTGTTGATACCGCCTTTTATAGGCCTTCTGCAACCCTGTGGGATGCCCTTCACTCACCGATAATTACACCCATCAACAATTTACTTTATAACTCCGATAGTTCAAACTTGGCACTTCATGGTCTCCACCCTCATTATCAACACTTCTTAGTTAACTTGCCGCAGCTCCTTGGGCCTGCATATGCTATGATGGCTATATCATTGTGGGGCTTGCCAGTAATCCCAACCTGGCTGAAGAACGCGCGTGCTGTCTCCGCTTTATCAGCAACTGTCATATTGTCAATCTTCCCCCACCAAGAACCGCGCTTCTTAATACCATGCGTacctcttctcctcagtTGCTTCCGTGTGAGCAAATCGCGTTTATTCCTGGCCGTCTGGATGATATTTAATGCTGCTCTGGGGTTTTTAATGGGTATTTATCACCAAGGGGGGGTTGTACCTGCTCAGCTTGCAATGCCCTCTATCATCTCAGCCAGCAGTGTTGAATCAAATGATGCATTGCCAGGAGAAATCCCTGTCGTCTCTGCCACAGTCTTTTGGTGGAAAACTTACTCTCCCCCGTTATGGTTACTAGGAACTAACGACAATTCATCCCTGAATATCGAGACTCGAGACTTAATGGGCGTTCCCGGACCAAACTTGattgaagagctggaaaaaCTACTCCCTCCCTGCAACGTTGCTGGATCGAAGCAAGCTGGCTCGGTATTCGTGGTTGCGCCCAAGTCGGCTGCTTTCCTTGATCGATATACCTTTTTGCCGAGTTCGTCGTCGGTTAGCTCAGCTCTAGAGCTACACGAACTGTGGTCTTACAGGAAACATATCAACTTGGATGATCTAGACTTTGGCACTGAAGGTGTCTATCCGACATTGAGGCGAGTGATTGGTAGGCGCGGACTGGCCGTGTGGAGAGCTAAAAGGGCGGGGTGCAATTGA
- a CDS encoding RFX family transcription factor: MPPEMGRAASQASSAASQTTQIVAPHSRPATADLMRSRSETVVSRNGRRPRSRGSTASIHSNTTQQTQDQQITDGFPQFLPAQANASHNVFGGNPEEIIMRFGQQLSHPVSGSSLDPTMSDAHHPVLPRAEDFPSHAMHGHHLSHHSIPPGIHGLSSLPMPQYQAMYDSGIENHVPEHVLEENENSEAGAKKKKGSNSSLANDNELRKLLRQYEGYSLKQMAAEVLKHEGAGGKAEKVKQVFAMIWLKENCRKSSGSVRRDRVYCCYAEKCGTERVSVLNPASFGKLVRIIFPNVQTRRLGVRGESKYHYVDLTVIEEKQQKPLPLNPQIPANTTGSAASTEHKVGEAMQKSVSIAPQPPADTAVFPSPTTSFTARSSGSFPSSDCSCHTSSRSSGDSTATLENVASHSGRIIHQMLQLPTTEDSSIDNDTLQLPDINDYVPVNTDSKVAAALAALYRSHCISVIDSFRYCKERNLRHYFSAFHGTLTVPVQKLLTHPNLAPWIKECDWLMYQKMIAFVAPLTTQVVPKLVLDTFSSISQRLTTHIADTFKAQPMHVSLARLIPAHIFCNLLRHMLDVNQSANAAAAWLCHPDNRNQMWFDFKTLVDPKEMISKANIPSCAEQATEQILKHDVRALLTPITDLNPAAAHPFYTKPDSEGSIQSHKYPVQSSTGDDYNFPDKWISFILNLPFAFPNHRTKCIIEKVDALWDCILRRLTLGGAQSFSAWWMTKVFFHEMMLWQAEKGGFMRYTPSTLQSASARADQQGPSNIPMRQPSYPDSVKNGSFTAPNTQNTVDSRSGLDTPASVESIHPARSSLERSQVDAEPQSNNAPNEKPADISENIASFHASNNDDSAIDLDDDSMLMTVGKYGDMMASDPADAEGDVVVI, encoded by the exons ATGCCTCCTGAGATGG GCCGAGCTGCCTCGCAGGCCTCAAGTGCTGCATCTCAAACAACGCAGATAGTAGCGCCACATAGTCGTCCCGCGACAGCAGATCTCATGAGGTCGCGCTCGGAAACCGTAGTATCAAGGAATGGTCGCCGCCCAAGATCTAGAGGCTCTACTGCCAGCATCCATTCCAACACCACCCAACAAACCCAGGACCAGCAGATTACTGATGGATTTCCGCAATTCCTCCCGGCTCAAGCCAACGCCAGCCATAATGTCTTTGGAGGAAACCCTGAGGAAATCATTATGCGATTTGGTCAGCAACTTTCGCATCCCGTGAGCGGTTCTTCGCTGGACCCGACTATGTCTGATGCTCATCACCCCGTCCTGCCAAGGGCTGAGGATTTCCCAAGTCATGCGATGCATGGCCACCACCTCTCCCACCATTCAATACCCCCAGGTATCCATGGATTATCTTCCTTGCCAATGCCGCAGTATCAAGCGATGTATGACAGCGGGATCGAGAATCATGTCCCAGAACATGTTCTAGAGGAGAACGAGAATTCCGAGGCTGGcgcgaaaaagaaaaagggctCAAACTCTTCTCTTGCGAATGACAATGAACTGCGAAAACTGCTACGGCAATACGAAGGGTATTCCCTGAAGCAAATGGCTGCGGAAGTCCTTAAACATGAAGGAGCTGGGGGTAAGGCTGAAAAGGTAAAGCAAGTCTTTGCTATGATATG GTTGAAGGAGAATTGCAGAAAAAGCAGCGGTTCTGTTCGGCGCGATCGTGTTTACTGCTGCTATGCAGAGAAGTGTGGAACCGAGCGTGTTTCCGTTTTGAATCCTGCTTCTTTTGGGAAGCTCGTGCGAATCATATTTCCCAACGTACAGACTAGGCGGCTCGGAGTCCGGGGAGAGTCCAAATACCACTACGTCGATTTAACAGTCATCGAGGAGAAACAGCAGAAGCCTCTCCCCTTGAACCCCCAGATCCCAGCCAACACAACCGGTTCAGCCGCATCCACAGAGCACAAAGTGGGAGAAGCCATGCAGAAGAG TGTTAGTATCGCACCGCAGCCTCCTGCAGACACTGCAGTTTTCCCTTCGCCTACCACTTCATTCACTGCCAGATCCTCGGGGAGTTTCCCGAGCTCAGATTGCAGTTGCCATACTTCGTCCCGGTCTAGTGGCGATTCCACAGCTACCCTTGAAAACGTAGCAAGCCATTCTGGAAGGATAATCCACCAGATGCTTCAACTACCAACCACCGAAGACTCATCCATTGATAATGACACTCTACAACTTCCTGACATTAATGACTATGTCCCCGTTAATACGGATTCGAAGGTTGCTGCTGCCCTAGCCGCCCTTTATCGATCACATTGCATTTCTGTCATAGACAGCTTTCGATACTGCAAAGAGCGGAATCTACGACATTACTTCTCTGCCTTCCACGGGACGCTAACCGTGCCAGTACAGAAGCTTCTAACACACCCTAACCTCGCCCCCTGGATAAAGGAATGTGATTGGCTCATGTACCAGAAAATGATTGCATTTGTGGCACCGCTTACAACTCAAGTCGTTCCGAAGCTCGTCCTAGACACCTTTAGCTCGATCTCTCAGAGACTTACCACCCATATCGCAGATACGTTCAAAGCGCAACCGATGCATGTCTCCCTAGCAAGATTAATACCGGCGCATATATTTTGTAACCTTCTCCGGCACATGCTCGATGTCAATCAATCCGCCAATGCAGCCGCAGCGTGGCTGTGTCACCCTGATAACAGAAACCAAATGTGGTTCGACTTCAAAACGCTGGTAGACCCAAAGGAAATGATTTCTAAAGCGAATATCCCAAGCTGCGCGGAACAGGCCACCGAACAAATTCTCAAGCATGATGTTCGAGCCCTTCTCACTCCTATCACCGATCTGAACCCTGCCGCCGCCCATCCGTTCTACACAAAGCCTGATTCAGAAGGAAGCATTCAGTCACATAAGTATCCTGTGCAGTCCTCAACGGGTGATGACTATAACTTCCCGGATAAATGGATATCATTCATTCTCAATTTACCATTCGCGTTTCCAAATCACCGTACGAAATGTATCATAGAGAAGGTCGATGCGTTGTGGGATTGCATCCTTCGTCGATTAACATTAGGGGGAGCTCAGAGCTTTAGCGCTTGGTGGATGACCAAAGTATTCTTTCATGAAATGATGCTTTGGCAAGCGGAAAAAGGTGGTTTTATGCGCTATACTCCGAGCACATTGCAAAGCGCGAGTGCGAGAGCAGATCAACAGGGACCAAGTAACATTCCCATGAGGCAGCCTAGCTATCCAGACTCTGTTAAGAATGGATCCTTCACGGCTCCTAACACACAAAATACTGTTGACTCAAGATCTGGATTAGATACGCCTGCCTCGGTAGAGAGTATCCACCCGGCTCGATCCTCTTTGGAACGTTCACAGGTGGACGCAGAACCACAATCTAACAACGCTCCTAATGAAAAGCCAGCAGACATTTCCGAAAATATTGCTAGCTTTCATGCCTCAAACAATGATGATAGCGCGATTGACCTTGACGATGATTCAATGCTAATGACCGTGGGCAAATACGGCGATATGATGGCCTCTGATCCAGCAGATGCTGAAGGCGATGTTGTCGTCATATAA
- a CDS encoding multidrug/pheromone exporter, ABC superfamily (ABC multidrug transporter Mdr1), which produces MTSVEKAGGSSPATAIENEKSISNSASGSTIAPPAGKEQGTRPSSSHKSDRVGDNNDDDDALYSHLPEHEKQILKKQLDADERKVPFVALFRYASRMDILIMFISAICAIAAGAALPLFTILFGSLASAMSNRVADLISYDEFYHQLTKNVLYFVYLGIAEFVTVYISTVGFIYTGEHISQKIREHYLESILRQNMAYFDKLGAGEVTTRITADTNLIQDGISEKVGLTLTAISTFVTAFIVAYVKYWKLALICSSTIVALVLVMGGGSRFIVKYSKRSLDSYGAGGTVAEEVISSIRNATAFGTQDKLAKQYEVHLAEAEKWGVKNQLILGFMIGGMFGIMFSNYGLGFWMGSRFLVNGEVNVGQVLTVLMAILIGSFSLGNVSPNAQAFTNAVAAAAKIYTTIDRPSPLDPYSDEGETPSHVEGNIEFRDVKHIYPSRPEVTIMDGVSLKIPAGKTTALVGPSGSGKSTVVGLVERFYFPVGGQVFLDGYDIQNLNLRWLRQQISLVSQEPILFGTTIYKNIQYGLIGTKFEHESDEKIRELIENAARMANAHDFVSALPEGYETNVGQRGFLLSGGQKQRIAIARAIVSDPKILLLDEATSALDTKSEGVVQAALDKAAEGRTTIVIAHRLSTIKTAHNIVVLVDGRIVEQGTHDELVDRKGTYNSLVEAQRIKEEKDAEALDDEVEDEDEFPKEQMSRIKTADSGAASVVDVGDEKVYSGIGRSATHKSVSSAILAKKNQEKTHKYSLWSLIKFIASFNRPELSYMLIGLVFSVLAGGGQPTQAVLYAKAISSLSLGAAGPSTYGKLRHDANFWSLMFFVVGIAQFINLSINGAAFAVSSERLIRRARSKAFRTILRQDITFFDREENSTGALTSFLSTETKHLSGVSGVTLGTILMTSTTLGAAIVISLAIGWKLALVCISVVPVLLACGFYRFYMLAQFQHRSKIAYEGSASYACEATSAIRTVASLTRERDVWTVYHSQLESQGKKSLISVLKSSLLYASSQALVFFCVALGFWYGGTLLGKHEYSVFRFFVCFSEILFGAQSAGTVFSFSPDMGKAKNAAAEFKRLFDREPTIDTWSEDGKKLESVEGSIEFRDVHFRYPTRPEQPVLRGLNLTVKPGQYVALVGPSGCGKSTTIALLERFYDTLSGSVLVDGQDITQLNVNSYRSFLSLVSQEPTLYQGTIKENILLGVDQDHTPEEAVIKACKDANIYDFIMSLPEGFNTVVGNKGGMLSGGQKQRVAIARALLRDPKVLLLDEATSALDSESEKVVQAALDAAAKGRTTIAVAHRLSTIQKADVIYVFDQGKIVESGTHQELVRNKGRYYELVNLQSLGKDH; this is translated from the exons ATGACCTCAGTGGAGAAAGCTGGTGGCTCTTCTCCAGCTACTGCTATCGAAAATGAGAAGTCTATTAGCAATTCTGCTTCCGGTTCAACGATAGCTCCGCCAGCGGGCAAGGAACAGGGTACCCGTCCTTCATCCTCCCACAAGAGTGATAGAGTCGGCGAcaataatgatgatgacgatgctCTTTATTCCCACCTACCAGAACATGAGaagcagatattgaagaaACAGCTCGATGCGGACGAAAGGAAAGTGCCATTCGTTGCGCTTTTCCGCTATGCATCTCGAATGGATATACTCATCATGTTTATAAGCGCGATTTGTGCTATAGCTGCCGGTGCAGCACTACCGCTATTCACA ATCCTTTTCGGTTCCTTGGCCTCAGCCATGTCAAATAGGGTCGCAGATCTTATTTCATATGATGAATTTTATCACCAACTGACAAAGAATGTCTTGTACTTCGTATATCTTGGCATCGCTGAATTTGTCACGGTATATATCAGCACTGTTGGATTCATTTATACTGGGGAGCACATCAGCCAAAAGATCCGCGAACATTACCTCGAGTCCATCCTGCGGCAAAACATGGCCTATTTTGATAAATTGGGTGCTGGTGAAGTAACCACGCGCATCACCGCCGACACAAACCTTATCCAGGACGGTATCTCTGAGAAAGTTGGACTTACACTTACGGCCATCTCCACATTTGTCACCGCTTTTATTGTTGCGTATGTCAAATATTGGAAGTTGGCGCTGATTTGCAGCTCGACGATTGTCGCCCTTGTGTTGGTCATGGGAGGTGGGTCTCGCTTTATTGTGAAGTACAGCAAGAGATCTCTGGATAGTTATGGTGCTGGTGGCACCGTTGCAGAGGAGGTGATCAGCTCCATTCGGAATGCCACTGCATTCGGCACTCAGGATAAGCTTGCCAAGCAATACGAGGTTCACCTGGCAGAAGCAGAAAAGTGGGGAGTCAAGAACCAACTCATACTTGGCTTCATGATTGGCGGAATGTTTGGTATCATGTTCTCCAACTATGGCCTCGGCTTCTGGATGGGCTCCCGGTTCCTTGTTAACGGAGAGGTTAATGTTGGTCAGGTCCTCACTGTGTTGATGGCGATTTTGATAGGCTCCTTCAGTCTGGGAAACGTCAGCCCGAATGCTCAAGCATTTACGAATGCTGTAGCAGCAGCCGCCAAGATCTATACTACCATTGATCGTCCTTCACCATTGGATCCGTACTCGGATGAAGGAGAGACACCCTCTCACGTTGAAGGCAACATTGAGTTCCGCGACGTCAAACACATCTACCCTTCACGACCTGAAGTGACGATTATGGACGGCGTTTCCTTAAAAATACCTGCTGGCAAAACCACAGCTTTAGTAGGTCCTTCAGGCTCTGGAAAGAGTACTGTTGTAGGGTTGGTCGAGCGCTTTTACTTCCCTGTCGGTGGTCAAGTATTCCTAGATGGTTATGACATTCAGAACCTTAACCTTCGTTGGCTGCGTCAGCAAATCTCGTTGGTTAGTCAGGAACCTATCCTTTTCGGCACTACGATCTACAAGAATATCCAGTATGGACTCATTGGCACGAAATTTGAGCACGAATCAGATGAGAAGATCCGTGAACTGATCGAGAACGCGGCGAGAATGGCCAATGCTCATGACTTCGTCAGTGCTTTGCCAGAAGGGTACGAGACCAATGTCGGACAGCGCGGGTTCTTGCTATCTGGTGGTCAAAAGCAGCGAATTGCCATTGCCCGTGCCATTGTCAGCGACCCAAAGATTCTTTTGCTTGATGAAGCTACATCTGCATTGGATACCAAGTCAGAAGGAGTTGTTCAAGCTGCTCTTGATAAAGCTGCAGAAGGTCGAACCACTATTGTTATTGCTCATCGTCTATCGACCATAAAAACCGCTCACAATATTGTTGTCTTGGTCGATGGCAGGATTGTAGAACAGGGTACACATGATGAACTAGTCGATCGCAAGGGTACCTACAATAGCCTCGTAGAGGCCCAGcgcatcaaggaagagaaggatgcagaggctctggatgatgaagttgaagatgaggacgagttCCCCAAAGAACAGATGTCTCGTATTAAGACTGCTGACAGCGGTGCAGCTTCAGTTGTGGACGTTGGAGACGAAAAGGTTTACTCTGGGATCGGACGTTCTGCCACCCACAAATCGGTATCAAGCGCTATTCTCgccaagaagaaccaggAGAAAACCCACAAATACTCGCTGTGGTCACTGATCAAATTCATTGCTTCTTTCAACCGCCCTGAACTAAGCTATATGTTGATTGGATTGGTTTTTTCGGTCCTTGCAGGGGGTGGTCAACCCACCCAGGCAGTCCTCTACGCTAAAGCGATCAGTTCACTCTCTTTAGGTGCAGCAGGCCCGAGCACATATGGCAAGCTCCGTCATGATGCGAACTTTTGGTCTCTGATGTTTTTTGTCGTTGGAATTGCTCAATTTATCAATCTTTCTATTAACGGTGCCGCATTTGCCGTCAGTTCCGAGAGACTCATTCGTCGCGCACGAAGCAAAGCTTTTAGAACGATTCTTCGTCAAGACATCACCTTCTTTGATAGAGAGGAAAACAGCACTGGCGCCCTaacttctttcttgtcaACCGAAACAAAACATTTGTCGGGAGTCAGTGGTGTAACGTTGGGCACAATTTTGATGACTAGCACAACCCTTGGGGCAGCAATTGTGATCTCTCTCGCAATCGGGTGGAAATTGGCCTTGGTCTGTATCTCCGTTGTCCCAGTACTTCTGGCATGTGGATTTTACCGTTTCTACATGCTTGCTCAGTTCCAGCACCGTTCCAAGATTGCCTATGAAGGGTCTGCGAGCTACGCTTGTGAAGCAACCTCAGCCATCCGCACCGTGGCTTCTCTCACCCGAGAACGGGATGTGTGGACAGTGTATCACTCTCAGCTGGAATcccaagggaagaaaagtcTAATCTCTGTTTTGAAGTCGTCACTACTTTATGCCAGTTCACAGGCtctggttttcttttgtgtTGCGCTCGGCTTTTGGTATGGTGGCACTCTCCTCGGTAAACATGAATACTCGGTTTTCCGCTTCTTCGTCTGCTTCTCTGAGATCCTCTTTGGTGCACAGTCTGCGGGGACTGTATTCTCCTTTTCGCCAGACATGGGCAAGGCGAAGAATGCCGCAGCTGAATTTAAAAGGCTGTTCGACAGGGAACCTACCATTGATACGTGGTCGGAAGATGGCAAGAAACTAGAGTCTGTGGAAGGTTCAATTGAATTCCGCGACGTGCATTTCAGGTACCCGACTCGTCCCGAACAGCCGGTTCTTCGGGGGTTGAATTTGACCGTGAAGCCTGGTCAATATGTTGCTCTCGTTGGACCCAGTGGATGTGGAAAGAGTACTACCATTGCACTGCTTGAGCGTTTCTATGATACACTGTCCGGCTCTGTTCTTGTGGATGGCCAGGACATCACCCAACTCAATGTTAATTCCTACCGGAGCTTTTTGTCGCTGGTCAGTCAGGAGCCGACCTTGTATCAAGGAACTATCAAAGAGAATATCTTGCTAGGTGTTGATCAAGACCACACTCCCGAAGAGGCAGTGATTAAGGCATGCAAGGATGCAAATATCTATGATTTTATTATGTCTCTTCC GGAGGGATTCAACACCGTGGTTGGCAACAAAGGAGGCATGTTATCCGGTGGGCAAAAGCAACGAGTTGCTATTGCCCGCGCCCTTCTCCGTGACCCCAAGGTCCTCCTTCTAGATGAAGCTACCTCGGCTCTCGACTCTGAATCCGAGAAAGTTGTACAGGCGGCGCTGGATGCCGCCGCCAAAGGTCGAACTACGATTGCTGTTGCTCACCGACTGAGTACGATCCAGAAAGCCGATGTTATCTACGTATTTGACCAGGGCAAGATTGTCGAAAGCGGAACACACCAAGAACTGGTCCGCAACAAAGGCCGTTATTATGAACTGGTCAACCTACAAAGTTTAGGCAAGGATcactaa
- a CDS encoding 60S ribosomal protein eL39, translated as MPSHKSFRTKQKLAKAQRQNRPIPQWIRLRTGNTIRYNAKRRHWRKTRLGI; from the exons ATGCCG AGCCACAAGAGTTTCCGCACCAAGCAGAAGCTTGCCAAAGCTCAGAGACAGAACCGTCCTATCCCCCAGTGGATTCGTCTCAGGACCGGTAACACCATCAG ATACAACGCCAAGCGGAGGCACTGGCGCAAGACCCGTCTCGGTATTTAA
- a CDS encoding putative DNA repair protein Swi5/Sae3 (hypothetical protein AOR_1_1090184) has protein sequence MMCGDKIDATKNGNESHPTHEQQTCREKRLTSLHASVAVLEAEVVRMEAQLAETKVRLKNDPSATVQRHIRLLHEYNKIKDIGQGLMGLIADARGVRQIEVQKEYGVGDRD, from the exons ATGATGTGCGGAGATAAAATAGACGCAACTAAAAACGGTAACGAATCACATCCTACCCATGAACAACAGACATGCAGGGAAAAGCGTTTA ACCTCTCTCCATGCCTCGGTCGCAGTTTTGGAGGCTGAAGTGGTACGAATGGAAGCTCAACTGGCCGAAACAAAGGTTAGATTAAA GAACGACCCTTCTGCGACCGTCCAGCGACATATTCGTCTACTTCATGAATACAATAAGATTAAAGATATTGGACAAGGCCTGATGGGTCTCATTGCTGATGCGCGCGGAGTGCGCCAGATTGAAGTGCAGAAAGAATACGGGGTCGGTGATCGGGATTGA
- a CDS encoding putative integral membrane protein (unnamed protein product), with product MMLSKSYARGLLAVLLLVSPALGHGGHENVPEGAAISGEPIDSTLWVHMILMGLAFGIIFPLGMVLGVVRSRWHVPLQIVGTIVAIVAYFLGHAHKGRQFSKNIHASFANILMLMMIVQVVIGFYLKLHLSKGIHGRIRRVIVVMHGVIGKAMPVVSWAQMLFGGITAMGFCHDDHLGQCLAHFIMGSAFIAYGIMLTILLLVGQFWLRRSGRSQEFFDSLIIAAWGCVNTFTEHRWGSDWSHNDLQHTTMGIVWWCAGLLGMWLSRNRNGRPKRNLIPAIVILLTGYAMSAHPQFLEISTMIHTIFGYTLMAAGLTRIIEISFVLKDRSTLSLDGSEPNSFQYLPPFLLYASGFLFMGATEEQMQLLHDAGITHVSYVLILYSIAFVLFLFVNILLHIYAVHVWPDSGKKLPARSSSEEEEAQGATHANGSFLNGHVRSNSETQHIHDAEAYELEGLISDEEDDSKAAADSHTMGSQRVTDEESSPLVRKETTRG from the exons atgatgctgAGTAAATCATATGCGCGGGGGTTACTCGCTGTATTACTTCTGGTCTCACCCGCACTGGGCCATGGTGGCCATGAAAATGTTCCCGAGGGTGCCGCTATCTCGGGAGAACCCATT GACTCGACTTTGTGGGTGCATATGATTCTGATGGGGCTTGCCTTTGGTATCATATTTCCGCTGGGAATGGTTCTAGGG GTTGTACGTTCACGATGGCACGTTCCTTTACAAATAGTTGGCACGATTGTGGCAATTGTAGCCTATTTCCTGGGACATGCCCATAAAGGCCGCCAATTCTCAAAGAACATCCATGCTTCCTTCGCAAATATTCTGATGCTCATGATGATAGTACAAGTTGTTATTGGTTTCTACCTTAAGCTGCACCTTTCTAAAGGCATCCATGGACGCATTCGCCGGGTTATTGTTGTAATGCATGGCGTTATCGGCAAGGCGATGCCAGTTGTTAGTTGGGCTCAGATGCTGTTTGGCGGCATAACCGCGATGGGCTTCTGCCACGATGATCATCTGGGACAGTGTTTAGCCCACTTTATCATGGGCAGCGCCTTCATTGCCTACGGGATCATGCTcaccatccttcttcttgtcggcCAGTTTTGGCTACGTCGCTCTGGCCGAAGCCAGGAATTTTTCGACTCGTTGATTATTGCCGCCTGGGGATGTGTCAATACTTTCACAGAACATCGGTGGGGAAGTGACTGGAGCCATAATGATCTGCAACATACCACTATGGGAATTGTCTGGTGGTGTGCTGGCCTTTTGGGCATGTGGCTGAGTCGTAACCGCAACGGTCGGCCGAAGCGGAATTTGATCCCAGCTATTGTCATTCTTCTAACTGGCTATGCCATGTCTGCCCATCCGCAGTTCTTGGAAATTAGCACAATGATTCACACTATCTTTGGTTATACACTGATGGCAGCTGGTCTAACCAGAATAATCGAGATTTCCTTTGTCTTGAAGGATCGAAGCACGTTGAGCTTAGATGGCTCGGAACCCAACAGTTTCCAGTATTTGCCACCATTC CTCTTGTATGCTTCGGGCTTCCTTTTCATGGGCGCCACAGAGGAGCAGATGCAACTTTTGCATGACGCAGGAATTACTCATGTATCATACGTTTTGATCCTGTACAGCATTGCTTTCGTTCTATTCCTTT TTgtcaacatcctcctccacatctATGCCGTACACGTATGGCCTGATTCTGGGAAGAAATTGCCTGCTCGCTCCTCgagcgaagaagaggaagctcaGGGCGCCACTCACGCAAACGGCAGCTTCCTCAACGGCCATGTTCGCTCAAACTCCGAAACACAGCACATTCATGACGCAGAGGCCTACGAGCTAGAAGGCCTAATAtctgacgaggaagatgacagcAAAGCAGCTGCAGACAGCCATACCATGGGTTCCCAAAGAGTCACAGATGAGGAGAGTTCTCCTCTAGTCAGAAAAGAGACTACGAGGGGTTGA
- a CDS encoding E3 ubiquitin ligase complex SCF subunit sconC (sulfur metabolism regulator SkpA, putative) — protein sequence MATPTLTFTSSDGVDIPVERDVAERSQLIKNMLEDLGETGEPIPIPNVNEAVLKKVIEWCTHHKNDPPSTGDDDDSRRKTTDIDEWDQKFMQVDQEMLFEIILAANYLDIKGLLDVGCKTVANMIKGKSPEEIRKTFNIQNDFTPEEEDQIRRENEWAEDR from the exons ATGGCCACTCCTACTCTAACCTTCACGAGCTCCGACGGCGTTGACATCCCTGTCG AACGTGATGTCGCCGAACGCTCGCAGCTCATTAAGAACATGCTCGAAGACTTGGGTGAAACTGGAGAGCCCATTCCTATCCCCAAC GTCAACGAAGCCGTTCTGAAGAAGGTCATTGAATGGTGCACCCATCATAAGAACGACCCTCCCAGCACcggcgatgacgatgatTCCCGCCGCAAGACTACGGATATCGACGAGTGGGATCAGAAGTTCATGCAGGTTGATCAGGAAATGCTTTTCGAAATAATTCTG GCCGCCAACTACCTTGACATTAAGGGACTACTTGATGTTGGCTGCAAGACCGTTGCGAATATGATCAAGGGCAAGTCTCCTGAGGAGATTCGTAAGACCTTCAATATCCAGAACGATTTTACAcccgaggaggaggatcaGATTCGTCGCGAGAATGAATGGGCAGAGGA CCGCTAA